Proteins found in one Magnolia sinica isolate HGM2019 chromosome 5, MsV1, whole genome shotgun sequence genomic segment:
- the LOC131245906 gene encoding phosphoenolpyruvate carboxylase kinase 1, with translation MSEALKRDYEICEELGRGRFGTVFRCFSLESRDFFACKTIDKRLLSDSLDRECLEKEVKIMQLVAGNPNVVQIYAVYEDESSLHMVLELCPLPDLYDRISERTFSEPEAASVMSPLMEAIAHCHRRGVAHRDIKPDNILFDGRNRLKLADFGSADCFVDSGRSMRGIVGTPYYVAPEVISGRDYNEKIDVWSAGVILYIMLAGIPPFYGDSAAEIFEAVLRANLRFPTRIFRAVSSSAKDLIRRMLCKDVSKRFSAEQVLRHPWITSGGETSPVADLT, from the exons atGAGCGAAGCTTTGAAGAGAGACTACGAGATCTGCGAAGAGCTCGGCCGCGGAAGATTTGGCACCGTTTTCCGGTGCTTTTCGCTGGAATCCCGAGATTTCTTCGCCTGCAAGACGATCGACAAGCGCCTCCTCTCCGATTCCCTCGACCGCGAGTGCCTCGAGAAGGAAGTCAAGATCATGCAACTCGTCGCTGGAAACCCTAATGTTGTCCAGATCTACGCCGTCTACGAGGATGAATCCTCCCTCCACATGGTCTTGGAGCTCTGCCCGTTGCCGGATCTCTACGACCGGATCTCCGAACGGACGTTTTCTGAGCCGGAGGCCGCCTCCGTGATGTCGCCGTTGATGGAGGCGATTGCGCACTGTCACCGCCGTGGCGTTGCTCACCGAGATATCAAGCCGGACAACATCCTCTTCGACGGACGGAACCGTCTCAAACTTGCCGATTTTGGATCTGCGGATTGTTTCGTTGACAGCGGGCGGTCGATGCGGGGAATCGTTGGGACGCCGTACTACGTCGCACCGGAGGTGATTTCCGGTAGGGATTACAACGAGAAAATCGACGTGTGGAGTGCGGGGGTGATTCTGTATATAATGCTGGCTGGAATCCCTCCTTTTTACGGCGATTCCGCCGCTGAGATCTTTGAGGCGGTTCTGCGTGCCAATCTCCGGTTTCCGACTAGGATTTTCCGCGCCGTGTCGTCGTCGGCGAAGGATCTGATACGGAGGATGCTTTGTAAGGACGTGTCCAAGAGATTCTCGGCCGAGCAAGTTCTCA GGCATCCGTGGATTACAAGTGGAGGAGAGACAAGCCCGGTAGCCGATCTGACCTGA